ATTTCAGTCTGCAGGGTGTTTAGGCTGTATGCCAAAGACTTACTCAGGTATGTCACGTACTTTTGCTTGCATGTATACCTGTATGTGAACCAGCGCATCGTTGAACAGTATGAACCAGTGGTTGGAGAAGCGCCCGGCGCCCTGCAGGGTCAGAGTTCGGTTGCTGCTTTCACATAACACGCGACGCTGCGGGAGACGCAGAACCTCCTGAAATCACATGTGTGTTCATGTTCACTGTTGAAAGCTTGACTTCTCTGCCATCGTTAAGCATCAATCACAGAAGTgatctaatatcaacaggaagtgacctgttttcaacaggaagtgacccggaagtggcctaaaatcaacaggaagtgccctgatttcaacaggaagtgacccggaagtaacctaaaatcaacaggaatgacccgatttcaacagaaagtgacccgtatcaacaggaagtgagcccgaagtgacctaatttcaacaggaagtgaccaaatttcaacaggaagtgacttgctTTCAACAGAGTGACCCTTACTCCAATGCTTACTCGATTCCTCAAGCTTTAATACTCTTGCTTATTCAATTTGTCATTCCTTACGccattgctactcgattctacGCTCCTTACTTTATTGCTTACTTGCTCCTTCCTCCATtgtttacttgatttcttccttgtttacttgtttctttctttctaatttatttttttgctatttttctttcttcaactgcttctagatttctgtatgaattcaaaccattccaaatgTAGCATGTTCAGATCATTCTAGGTCATTTTATAGCATTCCaggtcattcaatatcattcaatattattcctAATCGTTCCACAGGTTTTCAATCAGCCATACAGctttcacatgcaatttctccagaaattgcattttctaGTGTCATTTGTGAAAATAATGATTTGAAAAGGTTAATAATGTTCATTTCACTTCAGACATGTGACACCAGTGCAATAAAACTGGTTGACAGTCACACCCTTTTAAGACACTGCTAGTTAAAGGAGGATGCAACTGACACCATAAAATTAACACCCTTCTCCAATAGTAATTAACTAGTTAATCTTTGGCTGTCagtcaaaactgagcattatcTTATGCAAGCGACCACTAAGTATATGAAATTATCAAGTTTTCTCGCACTACcaattatttcaaaatgacAAATTGCAACAGGTCACAACAATGACAGGTTGCACTCACCATGTTTTTCCCAGAGTGAGTCTTCCAAAAGAGGAAAGTGGCTTCAGCCTCCTTCTTCCTCCTCAGTAGTGTCGCAGAGAGCTGCTCGTACTGCATACCGCTCTGATGGAGGGACTGATACTCTGCTGTAAGCTAgggggcaataaaaaaagacagttgATAGTTGCTTACATGTCAAAATGTGTACCATAGAAAAAGTGAGTCTGATGTTAATCGTGTTATTCTTGATCAGACAGGAAAGATCATGTTTATCAAGCAAACCGGCATCAACACATTTGACTTGATATCGATGTGTGACAGCAAAATGTTGGCCTCACCACGTCATAGCAGGATTCCAGTGTGAGCAGGACTCGACTGTACTGCAGGAGCTGCTGCGTAGGCCAGTACAACAAGGAACCCAGATCGGCATCGCCACTTACTGATGGGTCCAGTTCAGAAAGTTGGGCAAGTTTGGTCTGCTTAGAACCTAAACACTCACTGGACAACATACACACAGAGACACACAAAGTGTGTTATGGCAAATATGTGTGTATTTGTTAATAATTACAAAGAATCAAGAGGTGTCaaaaaatcaagatttttttttaaatcaaatccaGTCTAACTGAACCCACCAAATTCTCTTCTAGGACATTTCAAATTCATCCATCATCTGAACTGCCCATCCTCACGTGGGTCGCAATTTGACGTTAAGATGTATACACCAAATTAAATGCAACCAACCATCCCTACATATTAACAAATATGACACCCCAATCATAATCAAATAAAGAAAATTACAGTGAGAGTTTATGAAGCAACTGAAATCCACCCATGACCTGGAAGTCCCCTACAGTGCTGCAATACCTACATGGAAACAGACAAAATTAGCATAGTCAATAAAACTCCACAATGCAATAAGCATCTAGAAGTGGACCTTACTCGGTATAAATGTCAAGGAAGTGCTGAGTGTGCGTGAGCAGGTGAAGGGCAGCGACATCTCGACGTAGCACGTTGTGCAAGAAATGGGTGAGCGACGTCGAGTGTTGACCAATGAGGATGCTCAGACGAACAAAAGTTTTGTAGAGGGTGAGGAAGAGACGAGTGCAAGGCTCACTGAGGGATGGACGTGCATTTTCTGCAGGGaaacatgaacacgttttaGATAACAGCATCAGCATTCAAAGATATATGTTAGCATCATTAGGCTTGTAACTATGGAGGACCAGAACTGCtggcaaaaattaaaaaataaagaattattcaataaatagaaaaaataaaggtgaaaataaatacggatataaaaaatctaattaaaaaaataaatccaacaaaataaatataaatggaattatatatatatatatatatatatatatatatatatatatatatatacacacatacatacctaaataaataaaagtaaaaatacatacaaaaacaaaaaaatgagattctaaaaataaaaataaatgtaaaataaatgccaaaataaatacaaaatgtataaataccattaaatatcaatcaataaaaataaaaataaaaacgttctgCTCTCACAatgatttatttcatgctgcaggtcaaaatgttattcaaatgagggggtgcACCTAAGCATAtcatatttattgattgatatttaatttatttatatatttaatttcgCATTTATTTCATCATGTATTCTTGgcatagtttttatttcaattcatatttattttttgtatttaattgtatttttgaattatatttttcatatctgtttttatttccacttttatttattaagtcattgtttatttttaattttagcagTTTTGGTCCCCCATATGTAACAGTTCCCAGATGTCTCAATAACATTCCTGCTCTTGTCAAGGATATCGCACTTTAATTGAGtcaaatttatttgataaatacTCACTCACCTTTGTTGAAAACGGGCATAAGAAGCAGTTCCCTGACGCTGCTCAACCAGCAGTAAAACTTCCTCTCAACGGAAGCCAGCTCGTGGACGGCCAAGATAAGACCCGAGATGTTGTGGTTGGCCAGCAGCGCACATTTGTGACCACCACTGCACACGCTGCTGATGTAACCAATCTATGCACACAGACATCAACTTAATTAACAAACTGGAAGGTAATTGGTGTAGAGAATTTGTTTTATGTGTACTTTTATGCGCATTTGCACTTGTAATAAGAAAATAACATGGATGTTACATGCACATACACTTGCATTAAAGTGTTCTGTGCTTTCAAAaagcttttctttaaaaaaacaaaaacaaaaacaaaaaacactaattCAAAATCCACAACACTGCCAAGAAAGTCCCCATTCCTGCCAACAACCACACATTCCAGGCCAACACATTTCCATCGGCCCACACACACCTCCATGCAAAAAGGCATCAACGTGGGTCGGACTGTGTAACTTTCAGCCCTGTTGGGTGACCGCTGGCATGACCGGGTCCTCCGGCTGCTTGTCTCACTCTGCTTCGACCTCGGCTCTTGCCGTTGCCCGCAGTACAACAGCACGGGCTGGACATCGTCGCCGTCAGCCAAGAGGAGGGAGTGGCTCTGGCCCGCCGACACATCCCATGCACGAAGACCGTCGGGCAGCTACGGAGGCCACCCCGGGGGCAAAGAAGTACAGAAAAATGCATATTTAGTATCTTCCATGTTTAATCCATATTTTGGACATTTGCTGTTTACCCTTGTGACAAAGGACACGCATTATCATAGTGCAACTATTTAATAGCTCTAGATAAGGCACCAACCAATAAATCGGCTGTTAGCTCTtttaaaagcagcatttttccACCCTTTTTTATACATTAACATCACAAGACAAAGACTTTCAAacacctgcaaaaaaataaaaatacattccttTCTCTTTAGAttaagattttgtttttatgtcttTGAAGAAATGTAAGAACTTGTCctctaattaatttaattaaaggtgaagtcaacacaaaaatgatctttacaataatatacatTAAGCACCCCCACAAGCGTAAACACggcatctcagtgggcggccattttgccacttgctgtcgactgaaaatggcatcacagttgctcagggctcaggtaacaaccaatcacagctcaacttgcGATTAGgaatgaatgtcacatgaccaagttGAGATGTGACTGGCCATTCTCTGAGCAATGATGATGTCTTTtacaatcaacaggaagtgacaaaatggccgctccctgagatggataaaaatgggtggacttTGCTActtaagtcatattccacaaacccaatattaatcagaataccgtgtttagactattgggttgcatagaacatattgtaaagaaaatttttggTTCAACTTCCCCTTAACAAACTGCACCAATAAGCATAATTTAATAgtaattattatataatattaattCATAAACAAGGCAGACAAACAAATTAATGAAGACATAAAATGCATTTAACACAtatgaataaaaatgtatagcaatagaacagcaTATAAAAACGACGTCAAACATGACtaataaatcaaaaatattgATTATACCTTAGTCTGCTGCGGGACAGTAACAGGACTGTTGACGTGACCGAGTTGTCCACACATGTTGCTGCCCCATGAGTAGACCTGCAATACAAGTTTGCTTGGTATGCAATGTTGTACAGAATGTGTAAGAATGTTTtagttttaacatttatttttgtgtgtaagtgagagagggggaaaagaagaagaagttgtgacagctaaggttaAGGTTTCGGGTGACGAGAAAGCATTAGTTAAGCTTCCGAGTGTGACACTTACCTGGCACCGAGCGGTGAGAGCCAGTGAATGGTGTGATCCTGCGGCGACTTTGATCACTTCCTCGCCTGTCAGACACTTAATACAAAGAGGCTGGAGTCTGGGaacgaacacacacacaatgctaAATGAATACATCTTAGACAGAATCGCTATTTTTTGAAAGGAAATGTGTTCGACACAGCTCTGAATCGGATCCCTGTGCAACTACTCAGACCTGGCCAGCTGATCTCCATGGCCCAGTTGGCCCTCCGACCCTCTGCCCCAGCTCCACACCTCCGTCTCCAAGGACGGAAACCCATCCTCCGACAAAGAAGATGGCTTGCTTCCACAATGTTGTTGTCGCCTTGTGGTTGCTAGAGGGAGGGGCGGAAAAAAAGCATGTGAGCCAATGGAGAATAGAAGCTATTATGGCCGAAATGATTAATTGAATAACTTGAATATttctattacaaaaaaaaaaaaaaaaaaaagccgaagcAAAATCTCAAagcttagtttgtctagtccaagggtcagcaacctttcctatCGAAAGAGccatttaggccaaataaataagcaaaaatgtgtctggcagcacaaaacatttgaagactgTAATGAAGGAAACAGTGTGTAAAAcgagctgcaccataacaaaaatatgacagCAGCATTCATTCTTCTAACTTTGGTCTtcagattttttaatttttatttatttattttcatttatttctaaatttattttgggaggGTGCTGTTATTTTTCAGACTTCATTTTTCATATatgtttagacttttctgcctttctgtcacaTTTCTGACATTCTTTGCACTCTcatgcaattttgtggacattttatggcaattcgtgggatttcttttgtttgtggacattttattgttattttttgaatgttttttttcctacctattttttttaaaataaaatttctgacttttttgcaATTCAAAAGATATTTCATGGTAatttttgccttttgttttttgacattttatggtgactttaaacacttttttttctccttttttatttaattataatttttgtgaatttcatggacattttatggtaattaaaaaatatatatatatatttataccttTCGTCtctctttctgacaacttaaaaatttggaatttttttaattatttgctgtttatataaatcattaattcatttcatttaaagaatattgtttttacaaaagtaaaataaatattaataataataataataataataataataataacaacaacaacaataatttctacttttttttttttaaagagctcaacAGTGGGGCACAGGAGAGTGACCAAAGAGCCACGtgtggctccagagctgcaGGTTGCAGCCCCCTGGTggagtcactcttattttgtagtcgctatgcagttactatgtcccttatgatgataatcCTGCTAATTCCAATGCAGCTGCTCCAGTCTTGTACATTATTAGTAACTCTTATTTTGTTGTATAAGCCTTTAATCTGTCTTTAAAAGCCACACACACTCAATGTCGCAGATCCTACAGTGAAGAATGTGAGGACAGCGACAACATAACAGAAGTAATAGGGAGTCAAAATTCGACCAAAGTCTTCCCATGACGGCTCAGTGACATAATCCGTGCAGCGTGTTCTCGGTCCACCCCAGGTCAGCAGCTCTACATTGGACTCACTAAAGATATTTGAACTCTTCACCTTCATATCTAAGCTAAATCACACGACCCTGCAGGGGCTACTGATCGGTCAATTTGCAGGCAGAGGCACGAGGGGACATTGCTTCTCTACAACAGCTGCGAACTGTCCTAAAATCTATTCGGGGCCACAGCTAGAGAagatagaaataaataaagaccaAGGAACTGAAAAACTATTGTGGGTATCCACAAAATGAGAACTGTCTCAATGTGACAGAATGTTGGTTGGCATGTTTTATCcacataaaacatacaaaacttTTGACAATTTCTTTATCTTCACCACAATAAGAACAATATTTACAAACAACAACTATGGCTATTTTCAATTGTTAATCACGTTGCTCTTACGATTACCTACCATGGGTGGGTGTTCCAGGTAGGGAGAATCTCCTGCTTCCTGTTTGGCCTTTCTGGTTAATGTCTGTTAGACTGGAGCTCTTGTGCTCCAGCATGACTTTTTTCTTCCACAGGGGGCCCTCTTCCAAGGCCACAAGAGAGGAGGACCGGACCACTTCACTGTTGGAGTGGGAGAAGGTTAAGAATGTTGTGCAATACAAATACAatccaaaaaatatttcacatcatTCGAAATGTTACCTATCTGAGTCACTACATGTCTTGGGAAAACTAAACAGGCTTCAtgttgaaaaattaaaaacaacatattcACACACAGAGATTTTACAACCAATTGTACAAAGCTcaacaaaaacatgtcaaaGAAATTCCATTAAGACACTTGAAtagttttaaattttacaacaAAACGTATTAAAATCTTGTTAATCTTGGAGAAAATTTGTGTTTGAATTTGCTGTTATTGGATTTTGAAATGACAACATATTTGTTCACATCTTACCTAAATGTCAAATCATTTTCGCAACTTGTGTGTAGCAGATCATTGGAAGGAGTTGAGGAAACATTACTATcatctggattaaaaaaaagaaaaaaaagatagcaTGGAAGGAAGGTTAGCAAACCAGAaagaacaaacaacaaaaagatcACTCATAtgatatttgatattttatgatCCACCCACCGGAGGTGTGACTGCTCAGTGAGTCGGCATCTCCGAGCCTTCTGCTACGTTGCATCTCTAATGAGTGACCGGAGAGTTTCTGGAGGAGGTTGTGAAACTCCTGCTCATTAGGCAAAGCAGGTTTCTTTTTATCTGTCAAGGCTGGCAGCGGGTATGATGTAGTGCAGCTGTCCGTCTGGGTTAGCGGGTCAGCGTGTTCATCAGGCTCAGTCTCCGTAAACGTCAGAGGAACATTCCTAAGGTGCggaataaaagtggaaaaaaaataggtgaGAGAAAGAAGCAGGAATGCAACATTTTGAAATACTTTACTCTTTATTGTCAGATATGCTGTAGGAGTATGGACATAGATCAGCTTGAGATTCATGTCCAATGCCAGCTGGCCGGAATCTTTGTTGTAGTCTGGAGTGTCTTCTGGCTGAAgtctaagaataaaaaaaataaaaaaaacacagaatgcTTCTGCATGTGTCTGGTTTTTGGATAAAGTGTTTGATCAGTTTCAACCTCTGCTCTCATGCTTTCGGTTAGCTCCACCCCAAGTGGACAGTAGTGCACATCTTCAACAGCAAAAGTCTCGTCCCACTTCGATGGCCGCCTCTCTCGTGCTTTCGGAGTATTGGTGTTTTGTAGATGTAAACAACGGACCAGAGCCAAGCTGTGGTAGGCCCCACAAGCCACCTGGTAGACATAACAACCAGAATACTGGAAACATCCTGAAGATTCCTTTTGAAAGTTTAGATGACGCTATAGGGAAGAGAGAATGTACCTGAATCACATGCCGGCCTGACAAGTGTTCCACCTGGACCAAAGGCACAAATGTACttcatcaatgatgtcattattaatcatttattatttacttcCTATATGCCATTTGCTTGTTCTCCCTGTGCTAGCGCAGGTTTTCTGcctttaaatatgacacaagctGTTGTTCGGCCTATTGTGTGCTTGAAATACAATTATAATATAaacaatatatttaaaacaaccacatagctgGCATTTAGTCCACTAGCTtaaggctaatgctaacataggCAATGATTAGCATCTATGTGGCTGTGTACCAACCAATATATGAACATAAGCGATGCAGGAACACGTACTGTCGACAGTCACATACTGTACAATATTCTTTATCGTCTGCAAAGAGCAAATAATGACTACATCAATCCCACATGAGTTCTAGGCAGGACACTCCCACTGCAATATGATTAGCTGCTGCCTGGCCTTGACACAGCCCCCAGGTGGCCTTTTTAACACTACTTATGTCcttattgtatctttttttaatataaagtaTCATTTATAATTTAAGTATATAAAAGGACACTATTTGAAAATACATGTCACGTGAAAACTTTAAAAGCTTAAATCCTTCTTCTATCTGTAATGTAGTGTTGCATCAAGTGACCTTTTGTGGTTTCCACACGGGGAAGTTGCTTGTGACAAGACCGAGTTGGCACCCACTGCCCCAGGCCCACAACTCGTTCTGGGCTGACAACGCCAGACTGTGTTCCCGTCCGCAGGCCAGATCCACGATCCGAACTGTCACGGGAGGAACCACCTCGCTGTCCACCACAGCCAGCGGGTATGGTTctgaaactaaaacaaaatgggAGTCAAACGCAGAGCCTCAAATATGCTATTTGAGACAGTTTGAGCGAAGAGGATTGATGcttccaaaaaaatatatatataaaataaaaaattgttaaattagGTGATGTCTAACCAGTCACGTTTGAGTCCGAATCCCCTTCAGTTGGCCCACATTGTCCTGCAGTGTTCTCCCCCCACATGTACACGGCTCCCTGCTCACTCAATGCTCCGCAATGAAAACCACCACAGGCCACATGGATCACGGCCGTCCCTCGCAGGGAGACCTCCAACAATGGAGCTGATGGCGGGACGCTGAGCCCCCTCCACAGCAGCTCTCCAAAAGAATACACGAGACCACcttggaggagaagaagaagtgaGTTTAtctaaaaaagtatttttgtgtgtttaaatgaGTGATTTGTAATAAAGAGATCCACAATCAACAGAAGTCAATTTACAGTTTTcctttacaaaataaacaataaaattgcTTTTTGAACATAGAAATCGTGTAGGAATTGGTCTTCTGCAAAGTGTTTTCCTACGTGATTAATGCATATCGTTGTATAAGTTATATGATAGATGAAATAATGTTTTCCATGATATTTTAATTTAGCTCATCGGAACATAATCTTACCCTGTGCCAGCAAGAGTCCATGATGTTCTCCCAGGGCCACCTGCAAAACACACTGCGACAGAAGCACCCTTTCTGGGCTAAGCGGCTCACTCGGTCCCCCTGACTGCCAAATGTGGAGCAGTCCTCGCTTTGGAGGGGCGCCGGCACACTCTTCTGCAAGGCTACAAATGtaattagtattaatatattATGCCTGACAAACCGTAGTAGCCTTGggaacaaaattgttttgatcCAATTGTAATTGGATTAGGCCAACACCTGCAAATGACTCAACAACAAGAACTGGATAACATAATGCACAACAGCGACGCAAGATTTCCAAACTCAGCATACCTTAGTTCAAAGGATTAACTCTGGCCATGTGCTTTTATGTAACACGGAAGCGTTAGGTCAAGTGGTGTTAGGAGTAGAAGACAAGAACCACTAGAAGTTATGTAAGAAAAGCAGTTAGGGGCTGTTGAAGCTGACTAAAAGTGTATTGTTTGGAGGGAAAAATGCAAACTTATAAAAACGCCAGCATTATCTTTCCTGTGTAAATACTGAAAGAATGTGCAAATTCATTCATGAATCTTTGAACACAGGGCTGTTGCCTGATAAAAGGTCTCCAGCTGTGCGTACATTGACTCAGAGATGCATTCCTCCCATAACTCAAATTCTCAACCCAAAAATATACAGAGTAAACACAGCTCTTGCACATAATTGCAATATCATTGGCATCCATCTATgttattgattattatttattttataaactttggcaagtaaataatacatttggtgTACACATACCTCTGTTGTTTGTTCTCCATCACTTCAGTATTCATCCACTCCAAAGGACAGGGAAGACATCTTTCATGCAGTGTCTTTGGTTTTAAGTTGGAAATCCTCTTTCATGTCTTAACAGCATCATGGCCAGCCAGTGTGAAGCTGTATATTGCCTATGGGAATGACACAGTACAGCTTTTAAAGATAATGTCATACAGAAAATGATTTAAATGGCCAGAAAACAACACATTACGAAACAAGATGTGTGATAACATGGGGTTTTATATAAGACGGATACTACTACCATTACTGACATGTCAGGACTATCACCAATATGCATCAAGTTGCTGCATGTTTGGTGCAAATGCTGTGCATTGCTCACTTTTGACACGCAagactaaaagaaaaaagaaaaaaaaaaacactctcaaAAATGTTTGCTGAAATATACACGGACATCTTCCAAGTGAGGCTAACTGGTCTACTTAAGTGTTCTTTTGCATTATAGACCAAGCCTTGTTTCGCTCAGTATTATATCGACACTTGACTAGCACAATGCTACCAAGGCTAAGCTAACTACGGTGAAAACTTACCAACTGTCAAGTGAACTCGGTACAAGGTTGCAGCGGTTtgtaatgagaaaaaaacaaacaaacaaataaactccGCGTAGTTGCGTGTGTGTCTGCGGTTGTAAAACCGGTGAGGAGAGTTAGTTGTTCAAATGTCAATCAGTGCAGCGAAGTCGAAGGCAGAAGTTGTGACAGCTGAGTTCAGCAATGTTGTTGTTGGGAGCAACAGGCTACTACGGCGACCCGCTAGGGTCAAACTTTACTGTCGCCACTTATAAATTAGGTTACTTTAAAGGTAAACAACGTTTGCTGGAGGGACATGTGGgattttataaaacaaacagaTGAACCAGGTCGTTTGTAAATGAATttgaaatcttaaaattaaaaggtaaatgtgtttaaaaatatataaagttgTTGAcatccaaataaaaataattcatctatatttatatatagatatgtgtgtgtgtgtgtgtgtgtgtgtgtgtatatatatatatatatatatatatatatatatatatatatatatatatatatgtgtgtatatatatatatatatatatgtgtgtatatatatatatatatatatatatatatatatatatatatatatatatatatatatatatatatatttcatgttttgtatttcagttttatttctgttttaaaCTCAATAAACTAATCAGTTATTcattaagatgttttttttgttgttttttttaaatattattctcTGCTCATTGAAaatcattggactttggatcattgtaatttgatttgtgattattattttggtttcaaaatgtgatgaaatgtcatttgactactaTGACAATCAGCCTGGTAGTGGTTTGCacgctagtcacaggcaaaagcaatacgaTACGCTGTTTGTTTTCATCGTGTAAAGGAAACATTTGCATTGCGGAAAATCAGAAATGCGTGACAGTGTTCGGACTTGTCAGTTGAGAACATTTCCTCATTTACAATCACAACCTGGAAGCaagagaaaaaatacttttactctACTAAATGAATGTAATATTATGAGACGTGTCAGAAAAATCCGAAGCAGGTGTCACAAAATGTATACAGTAGGCCtatttcaaatccaaacaaGTTTTTCCTTTCGAAAAAACCTCCCTGGCATTCTTTTCCCCGCCTTCTCTGCCACCCCTTCATGGACTAGTCCTGAAAGGATTCTTCTGTCTCCTTGATAACTACCTAACAACCAGATTGGGAGGTTGCTCAAGCGTGGCAATGTTCTTCTCAGCCAGGAACTGTCAGGTGCTCAAGGTAATGTGAGCAGGGGCATTGTCATGGACACGGTGAACAGACATCTCACCTCTTTCCGTGAAAACAACGGCATCTCTTTGGAATGGAAAAAGTCAATGaatcataaatgttttttgtacttGTACGATTTAAGAAGAGAGCAGGCTGTAGGTGCTCAACAATGGGTTAAATGGACCTGTTTTAATGTCATGTGTGTGTACAGAGCCACTACATGAATTGACAAAATGTAATAGTTGCTTAATATAgtaacataatttctaaattggccaaaatgagtAGCCGCTTGCTTTGTTGCAACGCCCTCACTGATAGTTCTGGTGAAGTGAGGGCGGAGCAACATTGAACAGTAAGTCTGAAGTTTTTTATGAACAACTCAAGATAACAACTTTAGCAGTATGCTAGTGAACACTC
The Festucalex cinctus isolate MCC-2025b chromosome 11, RoL_Fcin_1.0, whole genome shotgun sequence DNA segment above includes these coding regions:
- the LOC144030843 gene encoding alsin-like isoform X1; translation: MNTEVMENKQQSLAEECAGAPPKRGLLHIWQSGGPSEPLSPERVLLSQCVLQVALGEHHGLLLAQGGLVYSFGELLWRGLSVPPSAPLLEVSLRGTAVIHVACGGFHCGALSEQGAVYMWGENTAGQCGPTEGDSDSNVTVSEPYPLAVVDSEVVPPVTVRIVDLACGREHSLALSAQNELWAWGSGCQLGLVTSNFPVWKPQKVEHLSGRHVIQVACGAYHSLALVRCLHLQNTNTPKARERRPSKWDETFAVEDVHYCPLGVELTESMRAETSARRHSRLQQRFRPAGIGHESQADLCPYSYSISDNKENVPLTFTETEPDEHADPLTQTDSCTTSYPLPALTDKKKPALPNEQEFHNLLQKLSGHSLEMQRSRRLGDADSLSSHTSDDSNVSSTPSNDLLHTSCENDLTFSEVVRSSSLVALEEGPLWKKKVMLEHKSSSLTDINQKGQTGSRRFSLPGTPTHATTRRQQHCGSKPSSLSEDGFPSLETEVWSWGRGSEGQLGHGDQLARLQPLCIKCLTGEEVIKVAAGSHHSLALTARCQVYSWGSNMCGQLGHVNSPVTVPQQTKLPDGLRAWDVSAGQSHSLLLADGDDVQPVLLYCGQRQEPRSKQSETSSRRTRSCQRSPNRAESYTVRPTLMPFCMEIGYISSVCSGGHKCALLANHNISGLILAVHELASVERKFYCWLSSVRELLLMPVFNKENARPSLSEPCTRLFLTLYKTFVRLSILIGQHSTSLTHFLHNVLRRDVAALHLLTHTQHFLDIYTEYCSTVGDFQVMGGFQLLHKLSLECLGSKQTKLAQLSELDPSVSGDADLGSLLYWPTQQLLQYSRVLLTLESCYDVLTAEYQSLHQSGMQYEQLSATLLRRKKEAEATFLFWKTHSGKNMEVLRLPQRRVLCESSNRTLTLQGAGRFSNHWFILFNDALVHIQRAAPPKILFSTHRVYPVNLLWVKPLPENNSGCYAIKMSCPEETFILAAATPQEKNKWLHFLNQEVDRVLSGGGQGSSPGITAMSRTASYTFTGEGRFKDAQYTGSWLAGRVHGRGTMRWQDGRTYTGNFKNGLEDGYGECMIPDKLLNKAGCYQGHWRDGKIHGFGIYRYATGEVYEGCFNDGQRHGYGMLRSGKMDKTSSGVFIGQWVCDKRTGYGVYDDITRGEKYMGMWLDDERHGSAVVVTQHGVYYEGSFRENKMSGPGLLVSDDDTAFHGEFSEDWTANGKGVLSLANGDTLEGHFSGEWSAGLKVDGVYTKLAADEIEDKDRKNLIRLGQYVVAADVRWVCVFDECWRRLGSDVAGRGERTTAWENIAVYISSARRRHSPDLSRSQSKVLECLECIPHHADSVTTTSYDNIRKYLTKACETPFHPLGWLVETLVTVYRMTYLGVESNHRLLREAVKEVQAYIKHLYDIVRFLFPGLPDDGSVLPDTPISPCRIRYSSFSEEPSFVSVVSCSTLLLPLLLPQLYQPLFVLYCLHDEQQEAQYWEHIIRLNKQPDQSLLSFLGVQQKFWPKWMSVLGEKKQIVSSSKDVSFGGAVETLQQISTTFTPSDKLLVIQNTFEELTQEIKPMQDGDFLWCMDDLLPLFLYIVLRARIRNLGAEVSLIEDLMDPNVQHGELGLMFTTLKVSNNFVMFYRSGGNTTPSWWRQMSQRRSLK